From one Planococcus citri chromosome 3, ihPlaCitr1.1, whole genome shotgun sequence genomic stretch:
- the Csk gene encoding tyrosine-protein kinase CSK isoform X1, translating into MNQTFQNTTSCNQHYFHSLPIVDSCRKYENGAWPLPSPSLSANNIMPPTGSEFIAVTNKMNSLQRKAQVKLNTMPWFHGKISREEAESLLNPKENGLFLVRESTNFPGDYTLCVCYQGKVEHYRVKYKDNQLTIDDEEFFENLSQLVEHYEEDADGLCTQLTKCLPKKGKQDFCVDTKAFVDAGWVIQEHELQLNECIGKGEFGDVRLGTLRGEKVAVKILKNSSEAAQKFLTEASLMTSLRHENLVQLLGLVFDSKHCILLITEYMSKGSLVDYLRSRGRLHVTKKDQINFAVDTCSGMEYLESRKVVHRDLAARNVLISEEGVAKVADFGLAREENYNVDCGKLPIKWTAPEALRQGVFSNKSDMWSFGVLLWEIYSFGRVPYPRIPLADVVKHVEKGYKMEAPEGCPPEIYEIMRQAWNLQPERRPTFRDIKTELIRIKYVTS; encoded by the exons ATGAATCAAACCTTTCAAAATACAACGTCTTGCAATCAG cattattttcattcattaccCATTGTAGACTCTTGTCGAAAGTATGAAAATGGTGCTTGGCCTTTGCCTTCGCCATCTCTGTCTGCGAATAACATAATGCCACCAACTGGAAGCGAATTTATTGCTGTAACTAATAAAATGAATTCGTTGCAAAGAAAAGCTCAAGTCAAACTTAACACCATGCC ATGGTTTCATGGCAAAATATCCAGAGAAGAAGCTGAATCATTACTTAATCCGAAAGAAAATGGATTATTCTTAGTGCGAGAATCTACAAATTTTCCTGGCGATTATACGCTATGTGTTTGCTATCAAGGAAAAGTCGAGCACTATCGAGTTAAATATAAAGATAACCAGTTGACTATTGacgatgaagaattttttgaaaatctatctCAGCTCGTCGAA CATTATGAAGAAGACGCTGACGGTCTTTGCACCCAGTTGACTAAATGTTTGCCAAAGAAAGGTAAACAGGACTTTTGCGTGGATACTAAAGCATTTGTTGATGCTGGCTGGGTTATACAAGAACATGAACTACAG CTGAATGAATGTATAGGTAAAGGAGAATTCGGCGATGTAAGATTAGGAACACTGAGAGGCGAAAAAGTagctgtaaaaattttaaaaaatagtagtGAAGCTGCTCAAAAATTCTTGACTGAAGCTTCGTTAATGAC ATCTTTAAGGCACGAAAACTTGGTTCAACTTTTGGGTTTAGTGTTCGATAGTAAACATTGTATATTATTAATTACCGAGTATATGAGCAAAGGAAGTCTAGTGGATTATCTCAGATCCAGAGGCAGACTACACGTCACGAAAAAAGATCAAATAAATTTCGCAGT tGATACTTGCTCAGGAATGGAATACTTGGAATCGCGTAAAGTGGTTCATCGCGACCTTGCTGCTCGTAATGTTCTGATATCGGAGGAAGGAGTAGCCAAAGTTGCCGATTTCGGATTAGCCAGAGAAGAAAATTATAACGTAGACTGTGGTAAATTACCAATCAAATGGACGGCTCCAGAAGCCTTAAGACAAGgg gtgttttcaaataaatcagacATGTGGAGTTTCGGAGTACTATTGTGGGAAATTTATTCTTTCGGCAGAGTCCCGTATCCACGAATT ccTCTGGCTGATGTTGTGAAACATGTTGAAAAGGGTTATAAGATGGAAGCCCCTGAAGGTTGTCCTCCCGAAATATATGAAATCATGAGACAA GCCTGGAATTTGCAACCCGAACGAAGACCTACTTTCCGAGATATAAAAACGGAGCTAATACGAATCAAATACGTCACTTCTTGA
- the Csk gene encoding tyrosine-protein kinase CSK isoform X2, whose amino-acid sequence MPPTGSEFIAVTNKMNSLQRKAQVKLNTMPWFHGKISREEAESLLNPKENGLFLVRESTNFPGDYTLCVCYQGKVEHYRVKYKDNQLTIDDEEFFENLSQLVEHYEEDADGLCTQLTKCLPKKGKQDFCVDTKAFVDAGWVIQEHELQLNECIGKGEFGDVRLGTLRGEKVAVKILKNSSEAAQKFLTEASLMTSLRHENLVQLLGLVFDSKHCILLITEYMSKGSLVDYLRSRGRLHVTKKDQINFAVDTCSGMEYLESRKVVHRDLAARNVLISEEGVAKVADFGLAREENYNVDCGKLPIKWTAPEALRQGVFSNKSDMWSFGVLLWEIYSFGRVPYPRIPLADVVKHVEKGYKMEAPEGCPPEIYEIMRQAWNLQPERRPTFRDIKTELIRIKYVTS is encoded by the exons ATGCCACCAACTGGAAGCGAATTTATTGCTGTAACTAATAAAATGAATTCGTTGCAAAGAAAAGCTCAAGTCAAACTTAACACCATGCC ATGGTTTCATGGCAAAATATCCAGAGAAGAAGCTGAATCATTACTTAATCCGAAAGAAAATGGATTATTCTTAGTGCGAGAATCTACAAATTTTCCTGGCGATTATACGCTATGTGTTTGCTATCAAGGAAAAGTCGAGCACTATCGAGTTAAATATAAAGATAACCAGTTGACTATTGacgatgaagaattttttgaaaatctatctCAGCTCGTCGAA CATTATGAAGAAGACGCTGACGGTCTTTGCACCCAGTTGACTAAATGTTTGCCAAAGAAAGGTAAACAGGACTTTTGCGTGGATACTAAAGCATTTGTTGATGCTGGCTGGGTTATACAAGAACATGAACTACAG CTGAATGAATGTATAGGTAAAGGAGAATTCGGCGATGTAAGATTAGGAACACTGAGAGGCGAAAAAGTagctgtaaaaattttaaaaaatagtagtGAAGCTGCTCAAAAATTCTTGACTGAAGCTTCGTTAATGAC ATCTTTAAGGCACGAAAACTTGGTTCAACTTTTGGGTTTAGTGTTCGATAGTAAACATTGTATATTATTAATTACCGAGTATATGAGCAAAGGAAGTCTAGTGGATTATCTCAGATCCAGAGGCAGACTACACGTCACGAAAAAAGATCAAATAAATTTCGCAGT tGATACTTGCTCAGGAATGGAATACTTGGAATCGCGTAAAGTGGTTCATCGCGACCTTGCTGCTCGTAATGTTCTGATATCGGAGGAAGGAGTAGCCAAAGTTGCCGATTTCGGATTAGCCAGAGAAGAAAATTATAACGTAGACTGTGGTAAATTACCAATCAAATGGACGGCTCCAGAAGCCTTAAGACAAGgg gtgttttcaaataaatcagacATGTGGAGTTTCGGAGTACTATTGTGGGAAATTTATTCTTTCGGCAGAGTCCCGTATCCACGAATT ccTCTGGCTGATGTTGTGAAACATGTTGAAAAGGGTTATAAGATGGAAGCCCCTGAAGGTTGTCCTCCCGAAATATATGAAATCATGAGACAA GCCTGGAATTTGCAACCCGAACGAAGACCTACTTTCCGAGATATAAAAACGGAGCTAATACGAATCAAATACGTCACTTCTTGA